The following coding sequences are from one Gossypium hirsutum isolate 1008001.06 chromosome A12, Gossypium_hirsutum_v2.1, whole genome shotgun sequence window:
- the LOC107951231 gene encoding PLASMODESMATA CALLOSE-BINDING PROTEIN 3, producing MAATLLFSLLILAITAGHSSGATGKWCVCKDGVGDGNLQKTLDYACGNGADCNPIRSNGPCYNPNTVKAHCNYAVNSYFQKKGQGQGSCEFAGTAAITTTDPSSGGCSYPSSASGGGTTLTPTTPGTTTTPSSSTTTTPSIMTPGTNTPTSTTPYSSTTPTGVLGGVGTGLGPSGTTSTNTDYSHGGFRLQPISSFTTLLFSGFMLIWG from the exons ATGGCTGCTACTTTACTGTTTTCACTGCTCATTCTTGCCATCACTGCAGGCCACTCAA GTGGTGCGACGGGCAAATGGTGTGTTTGCAAAGATGGTGTGGGTGATGGAAACTTGCAGAAGACGTTGGACTATGCTTGTGGAAACGGTGCTGACTGTAACCCTATCCGTTCAAATGGACCTTGTTACAACCCCAACACTGTTAAAGCACATTGCAATTATGCTGTTAACAGCTATTTCCAAAAAAAAGGCCAAGGTCAAGGCTCCTGTGAATTTGCTGGCACGGCAGCTATCACTACAACTGACCCTA GCTCTGGTGGCTGTTCTTACCCCTCCAGTGCCAG TGGTGGAGGCACGACCTTAACACCAACAACACCGGGCACGACAACAACTCCATCATCATCAACAACCACCACGCCCTCCATCATGACCCCAGGCACCAACACCCCAACAAGCACTACCCCCTACAGTTCAACAACACCTACCGGAGTGTTAGGAGGAGTCGGCACCGGCTTAGGCCCATCCGGAACCACCTCCACCAACACTGATTACAGCCACGGAGGATTCCGGCTCCAACCCATTTCTTCCTTCACAACCCTCCTGTTTTCAGGCTTCATGCTGATTTGGGGTTGA